The Terriglobus roseus sequence CGGCGCGACGTGATCCAGATGAATCCTGCTCCCTGCGGCCGAGCCGATGGTCGTATCGCCGTCTCTCAGTTTCTCCAGTGAAACCATGCCGAGGGCGCTCTGCGGGCCTTGTAGGACCTTCGCCTGAAGTTCACGGAACTGCTGAATTTCTTCCCGTTCTGCCGGCGATAACGCCTGCACACCTGCGAGCGCCGTGAGCGGCACCAGCAACAAAGCTACAAAAGCCTGAAACTTCATTTCGAACTTCCTTCCGGGTACAACCGGCAAGCACCGTGTCATCCCGCACAACTGGACCGTGAAACGCACATCTGACGCATGAACCGCACAATCAACGTCTCACAAGTATCCTTACTAAAGATGTACCCGCACCTCGCACGATTCGGACCGATCACTATCCCCACATTTGGCGCAGTCGCGGCGCTCGGGCTGGTGCTCGCCATTTTGCTGGCGGCGCGTGGGGCTCGCGTCATGCGCATCAGTGAAGATGCCGTGTGGAACCTGTGCCTGTTCACCGCCGGCGGCACGCTGCTCCTTTCGCGCGTCGTGATCGTGGTGCAGGTCTGGAAGGCGTTTCTGCACTATCCGCTGTACATTCTCACGCTGCCCACGGTGACCAGGTTTGGCCTGCTGCTGGCGCTGCTGTGTGGCGTGGTCTACATGCTCTTCAAGCGGCTACCCTGGCTTCGGACGGCTGACGCGGTAGCTCCCGCAATCCTGCTGCTGCAGGGCGCCCTGCACCTGGGCACGCTCTTCTCCGGCGATGACCTAGGTGCCGCAACGACGTCGCCCATGGGCCATCTCATCCGCGCCGATGACGGCTATCATCCCGTCGCGCTTTACTCTGCCGTGCTGTCGCTGATGGCGGCCGCTGTTGCGTTCGCCTGGCTGCACCGCGAGTCGCAGACCGGTGAGACCTTTGGACTCTCCCTCACGATGGCCGCGCTGATTCGCTTCTTTATCGATGAGTTTCGCCCCACCTACGTGCTGCCGGACGCCTTCGTCGGTGGCTTTCTTCGCATCGACCAGTTGCTGCTGACGCTGCTTGCAGCGGCTGGCCTGTGCTTCTTCTTCACGCGAGGCAAGCGCCTCGAGCAGGGGGCACACTATGCCCAGTAAAAACATGCTGCCCAAGGGCAAGCGCCGCCAGTCGGTTAAGGCGGACTACCGCGCCGCACGCGACGTCGTCACCGATGCTGAGCGGCAGGAACTTGCGCTCGCCGAAGCGGCCCTCTACGGCGAAGTCGTCGACATTCCAACGCCCGTCATTCCCAACACCGCTGTGCCCGATCGCCCAAAGCGCGCGGGCAAGGGTGGATTTCAAAAGAGTGGTCGTCGTCAGATCGGCAATGCGGAAGCCGCGCCCTTGTTGCCGCCCTCGGAGATGGACGAGGACGACGACCTGATCGTTCCCGATCCTGCGGCACTGCCGCTGGGCGCTCGCAAGAGCTGGATCGCCGAACGCGAAGCTCGCGGCTACCGCGTGGATCAGTATCTGACCAAGGTGCTGCCCGGCATCTCGCGCGCCCGCGCACAGTTGCTGATCGACCACGGCCAGGTGCGCATCAACGACATCGTCGTGAAGTCAAAGCAAAAGATGATTGGCGGCGAGAGC is a genomic window containing:
- a CDS encoding prolipoprotein diacylglyceryl transferase: MYPHLARFGPITIPTFGAVAALGLVLAILLAARGARVMRISEDAVWNLCLFTAGGTLLLSRVVIVVQVWKAFLHYPLYILTLPTVTRFGLLLALLCGVVYMLFKRLPWLRTADAVAPAILLLQGALHLGTLFSGDDLGAATTSPMGHLIRADDGYHPVALYSAVLSLMAAAVAFAWLHRESQTGETFGLSLTMAALIRFFIDEFRPTYVLPDAFVGGFLRIDQLLLTLLAAAGLCFFFTRGKRLEQGAHYAQ